One genomic window of Methanosarcina acetivorans C2A includes the following:
- a CDS encoding IS1182-like element ISMac20 family transposase: MVFIKSLKNQVWTLPPDIRDLIPSDHICYLVESFVDEMDFSEFETRYDGSGHPAYHPCIMCKILIQSMLDRVRSSRAIARNVRENIVYIYLAENLQPDFRTISDFRKENEELITAMFKNTVKAAKDLGVIGLEQLSVDGSKVKASTSRKSAVMKNVLEVIEEYVKNELKKGIEIDKVEDEHFGKCRGYDQLNESEKHKVRAVAVKYIKQVNKDESSDRNGKIENTIKKALNEFEKDSIDNVSLTDQESRFMINKKGTIELAYNTQITVDHKLGIIVANDVCQDRNDTYQLKPQIEMVEKNCGLLKVGTKICADTGYYSGNNVHYLIDKKLDPYIPEQEVTKTITENFEDLRFDISTFEYDEENDEFICPEKQSLKFLYEGYEKERKRKYRLYKGTECKKCKFSKNCTKRKDGIRHLKIAEFSKERKQLAEKMKTEEAKEIYRQRQQVVEPAIGNYKENLRFREFLTRGIKSVRNEFNLVCTAVNLKKIWIYSNKNEIIRKRNGINGTFHFKKKIVDRIKFNRAKKFQFHNR, encoded by the coding sequence ATGGTTTTTATTAAATCTTTAAAGAATCAAGTTTGGACTTTACCTCCAGATATCCGAGATCTTATTCCTTCAGATCATATCTGCTATTTGGTTGAGTCTTTTGTGGATGAGATGGATTTTAGTGAATTTGAAACCAGGTATGACGGTTCTGGACACCCTGCTTATCATCCTTGCATAATGTGTAAGATTTTGATTCAATCTATGCTTGATAGAGTTCGATCATCGCGAGCGATAGCTCGCAATGTTCGAGAAAATATAGTTTACATTTATTTAGCTGAAAACCTACAACCTGATTTTAGAACAATCAGTGATTTCAGAAAAGAGAATGAAGAACTGATTACTGCAATGTTCAAAAACACAGTTAAGGCAGCCAAAGATCTAGGAGTAATAGGTCTTGAACAATTAAGCGTTGATGGATCCAAAGTAAAAGCCTCTACGTCAAGAAAAAGTGCGGTTATGAAAAATGTCTTGGAAGTAATTGAAGAATATGTCAAAAATGAATTAAAAAAAGGTATTGAAATAGACAAAGTTGAGGATGAGCATTTTGGAAAGTGCCGTGGTTATGATCAGTTGAATGAAAGTGAAAAACATAAAGTAAGAGCTGTAGCCGTGAAGTACATAAAGCAAGTAAATAAGGATGAATCTAGCGATAGAAATGGGAAGATTGAAAATACGATTAAGAAGGCACTTAATGAATTTGAAAAAGACAGTATTGATAATGTGAGCTTAACTGATCAAGAATCTCGGTTTATGATTAACAAAAAAGGAACGATTGAACTGGCATATAATACTCAAATAACAGTTGATCATAAACTAGGAATTATAGTTGCAAACGATGTATGTCAAGACAGAAACGATACGTATCAATTGAAGCCTCAAATTGAAATGGTAGAAAAAAATTGTGGTTTATTAAAAGTAGGCACTAAAATATGTGCAGACACTGGATACTATAGCGGAAACAACGTACATTATTTGATTGATAAAAAATTGGATCCATATATTCCAGAGCAAGAAGTAACTAAAACAATAACAGAAAACTTTGAAGATCTAAGGTTCGATATTAGTACGTTTGAATATGATGAAGAAAATGATGAGTTTATATGCCCTGAAAAACAAAGCTTGAAGTTTTTGTATGAGGGTTATGAGAAAGAAAGGAAGAGAAAATACAGACTTTATAAGGGAACTGAATGTAAAAAGTGTAAATTCAGCAAAAATTGTACAAAAAGAAAGGATGGAATTAGGCATTTAAAAATAGCAGAGTTTTCAAAAGAAAGAAAGCAATTAGCCGAAAAAATGAAAACTGAAGAAGCAAAAGAAATATACAGACAAAGGCAGCAGGTAGTAGAACCTGCAATTGGAAACTATAAAGAGAATCTTAGGTTTAGAGAATTTCTCACAAGGGGAATTAAATCAGTCAGAAATGAATTTAATTTGGTATGTACAGCAGTTAACTTAAAGAAAATATGGATTTACTCAAATAAAAACGAGATCATTAGAAAGAGAAATGGAATAAATGGAACTTTTCACTTTAAGAAAAAAATAGTGGATAGAATCAAATTTAATAGAGCTAAAAAGTTCCAGTTTCACAACCGATGA